One genomic segment of Mytilus galloprovincialis chromosome 5, xbMytGall1.hap1.1, whole genome shotgun sequence includes these proteins:
- the LOC143074994 gene encoding uncharacterized protein LOC143074994, whose protein sequence is MPIKLKDLFIICESVEKIIQWCFSLGLILDLSGEVCKKCSHGHFSLRKDSSFSNDIFYWKCSNKKCNKKVSIRNGSWFQGHNLSLEKILFITYFWIYKIDQEFVKHQLSICNQTIVAWYNYCREVCIEILEIDSEKIGGENVIVEIDESKFGKRKYHKGRRVEGQWVFGGIERDSKKSFFASVENRTKETLLKLIKDNIKPGTTIISDCWKAYDCLGSEGFEHLKVNHSVNFVDPETGAHTNSIESTWRALKKSLPKYGTVKSLYDTYFSQYCVRKKYIIGSDNPFLAFINLIKKVYNPEKQKQALITTETITVSVPQPASKNPRVLNEITNTLNSSMDDFQA, encoded by the coding sequence ATGCCGATCAAGTTAAaagatttgtttattatttgtgaaAGTGTTGAGAAAATTATTCAGTGGTGTTTTTCACTAGGATTAATTCTAGATTTATCTGGAGAGGTATGTAAAAAGTGTAGCCATGGACATTTCAGTTTAAGAAAAGACAGTTCTTTTTCAAACGACATTTTTTATTGGAAGTGCAGCAacaaaaaatgcaataaaaaggtCTCCATCAGAAACGGATCCTGGTTTCAAGGACATAATTTAAGTttggaaaaaatattattcatcaCTTATTTCTGGATTTACAAAATAGACCAAGAATTTGTTAAACATCAACTTTCTATTTGTAATCAAACAATCGTAGCTTGGTACAATTATTGCCGTGAAGTTTGCATAGAAATTTTGGAAATAGACAGTGAAAAAATAGGTGGAGAAAACGTTATCGTAGAAATAGACGAAAGTAAATTTGGAAAAAGAAAATACCATAAAGGGCGTCGAGTTGAAGGACAGTGGGTCTTTGGAGGTATAGAAAGAGACAGcaaaaaaagtttttttgcaTCAGTAGAAAATCGGACAAAAGAAACACtgttaaaattaataaaagacaACATAAAACCAGGAACCACAATCATCAGCGACTGTTGGAAGGCATATGATTGTCTAGGATCTGAGGGATTTGAACACTTAAAAGTCAACCATTCTGTAAATTTTGTAGACCCTGAAACAGGAGCGCATACAAATTCGATTGAAAGTACTTGGCGAGCACTTAAAAAATCACTTCCAAAATACGGCACAGTAAAATCCCTTTATGACACTTATTTCAGTCAATATTGTGtacgaaaaaaatatattattggcTCTGACAACCCTTTCCTAGCATTTATTAACCTTATTAAAAAAGTGTATAATCcggaaaaacaaaaacaagccCTAATTACGACAGAAACCATCACCGTCAGTGTACCACAACCTGCATCTAAAAATCCAAGAGTACTAAACGAAATAACAAACACACTAAATTCTAGTATGGATGATTTTCAAGCTTAA